The following are encoded together in the Diabrotica undecimpunctata isolate CICGRU chromosome 7, icDiaUnde3, whole genome shotgun sequence genome:
- the LOC140445596 gene encoding uncharacterized protein: MVNLALQYMRLATKRCTLKLDIWFISQCINYKVFPTFCRIKTPGNVPTTLRNTFQLKILKKEICNHYGKLNFLNCKLKVTYDFLLESIGFDNLSNLLNDVQDKMDSVTSIKFSKLKSKLNKLINNASNSQNNNSNKNKTKFSNFQFHPRLKNLSSVTFDKNELDLLNLGLKYSIPRKVSEKDLQSLSIELDVIIQNLSVPLNQKTSIRNSCYKTIFKFKNKNFPSTSTSFNISTTNTTSNTSHNSSSINLPSTSQNYSFNVPFPQFSYKKQKDQLHILKSIQNKIKSHNLIISKADKGNCLVILDQKLYNDKVTTFLSDNNFTPLPEDPTKKFINKIKATNKLFTEFLSEHDAPYYKIPSNPLTPRLYGLPKIHKEGIPIRPVVSFINTPVSILSKFILNLINNMTNFTPRFSVKNTIHLVNNLQQINLHPNITMLSFDVSNLFTSVPKQETINLVHSLLRANSITMSTTNSIIQLLQTCLAQDFFVFNSKFYRQPDGLAMGSCLSPLLADIFMDHLESTHIMKNPEILHWFRYVDDCLVFISGNSNSADLLLSKINQIHPNIKFTMELESSQSINFLDLTITRLNDHFDFSIYRKPTQTDHIIPLSSNHPMSHKYAAFHSYIHRLETIPLSQSNYQTELNILKQIASNNGYDPNLINKLINKKQLKLLREAAFPRDLSIKPHYASLPYLQERLSGDIRYILKRSVENTHISFKVLNNLGQCLTNSKDCINYMDRSGVYKLQCSDCDATYIGRTCRSLTSRSQEHTKKENTSTFSQHLAQHKHTLNIPEDVSLLHNIPQKNFLKLDLYEDLEIVKEKQRSPNCVNRHVSFNRDFQPLHRQLFS; this comes from the coding sequence ATGGTCAACTTGGCTCTTCAATACATGCGCTTAGCCACTAAAAGATGTACTCTCAAGTTGGATATATGGTTCATCTCACAATGTATCAACTACAAAGTTTTTCCAACCTTTTGTAGAATTAAAACACCAGGAAATGTTCCAACCACCTTAAGGAACACCTTTCAACTAAAAATCTTAAAGAAGGAGATTTGCAACCATTATGGAAAACTTAACTTTTTAAACTGTAAACTTAAGGTAACATATGACTTTTTACTTGAATCCATAGGTTTTGATAACTTAAGTAACCTCTTGAATGATGTTCAGGACAAAATGGACAGTGTAACCTCTATTAAATTCAGTAAACTTAAATCTAAACTCAATAAACTCATTAATAATGCATctaattcacaaaataataacagtaacaagaacaaaactaaattttctaattttcaaTTTCACCCTAGGCTCAAAAATCTATCCTCCGTAACTTTTGATAAAAATGAACTCGACTTATTGAATCTAGGTCTCAAATACTCAATTCCGAGGAAGGTTTCTGAAAAGGACCTTCAGAGTCTCTCCATTGAGCTAGATGTTATCATACAGAATCTCTCAGTCcctctaaaccaaaaaacttcAATTAGAAACTCCTGCTACAAAACCATAttcaaattcaaaaacaaaaatttcccATCAACTTCTACTTCTTTCAATATCTCTACTACCAACACAACATCTAACACATCCCACAACTCATCATCCATCAACCTACCTTCTACTTCTCAAAATTATTCATTCAACGTTCCTTTTCCacaattttcatacaaaaaacagaAAGACCAACTCCATATCCTCAAGtctattcaaaacaaaattaaatcccataatttaatcattagtaaagcagacaaaggcaattgtctagtcattcttgatcagaagttatataacgacaaggtcactacatttctttcagataacaatttcactccactccccgaagatccaacaaaaaagttcattaataaaatcaaagctaccaataaacttttcacagaatttttgtcagaacatgatgctccatattataaaatacctagcaacccattaacacccagattgtatggtttacctaagatacacaaagagggaattcccattcgtcctgttgttagttttataaacactcccgtttctatcctgtcaaaattcatattgaatctcattaacaatatgacgaacttcacccctcgcttttcagtcaaaaatacaattcatctagtcaacaatctccaacaaataaatcttcatcccaacatcacaatgctttcatttgatgtcagcaatttgtttacttcagtccccaaacaagaaactattaatctggtccactctcttctacgagcaaattctatcactatgtctaccactaactcaattattcaattattacaaacttgtctagctcaagacttttttgttttcaatagtaaattttacagacaacctgatggcttagccatgggtagttgcctttctcctctcctagctgatatatttatggatcacttagaatccacacacattatgaaaaatcctgaaatcctccattggtttcgatatgttgatgactgtttagtcttcatatcaggtaactcgaattcagctgatctattactctccaaaataaatcaaatccacccaaatataaagttcaccatggaactagagtcgtctcaatcaattaatttcctcgaccttactattaccagattaaacgaccatttcgatttcagtatctataggaaacctacacaaaccgatcatatcatacctttatcttccaaccacccaatgtcacataaatatgcagccttccatagttatattcaccgcctagaaacaatcccactatcacaatctaactaccaaacagaactcaatattctaaaacaaatagcatccaacaatgggtatgaccccaacctcattaacaaacttattaataaaaaacaactcaaacttttgagagaggctgcgttccccagagacttgtccattaaacctcattatgcttccttaccttaccttcaagaacgtctttctggagatatcagatatattctaaaaagatctgttgagaatacccacatttcttttaaagtcctgaacaatctaggacaatgtttaaccaattcaaaagattgcatcaactacatggatcgtagtggtgtttacaaattacagtgctctgattgtgatgctacatatataggtagaacctgtagatcactaacttcccgttcccaagaacacactaaaaaagagaacacttccaccttctcacaacatcttgcacaacataaacataccctcaacataccagaagacgtctctttgttacataatataccccaaaaaaattttctaaaattagatttatatgaagacttggaaatagtcaaggaaaagcaaagaagccccaactgcgttaatcgccatgtatctttcaaccgtgactttcaacccttacaccgacaactcttttcataa